One window of Kosakonia cowanii JCM 10956 = DSM 18146 genomic DNA carries:
- a CDS encoding TPM domain-containing protein encodes MARVVTLLLLFVSMTFQAHALPVPSMRGFVNDPHAMFATEDKLSLISEVAEINRRTGAQVAVLVLPSLEGENLETFATQTFNEWRLGNAQRNDGVLILVAWQDRRVRVEVGRGLETTISDALASQVIKEQMLPYFREGDLLSGLQHGLKGIDALLSGQPLPSPASASWAWVRGKLVNFSYWQGLPFLAVGLFLLILKRKKRTVRVLFFGSLLLTPALAITSEFVSWVMPFVWLSFSIPFISIFSGLFFLWLYPQRLLAEGGGTMRDDSATWTSTSTSHLHHHSGGDSGSHSSSDSSSSGDGGSSDGGGSSDSW; translated from the coding sequence ATGGCACGCGTAGTCACCTTATTGCTGCTGTTCGTGAGCATGACGTTTCAGGCTCACGCGCTCCCGGTTCCGTCGATGCGCGGCTTCGTCAACGATCCGCACGCCATGTTTGCCACCGAGGATAAGTTGTCACTTATTAGCGAGGTCGCGGAGATTAACAGGCGAACCGGCGCGCAGGTCGCCGTGCTGGTGCTGCCCTCCCTTGAGGGAGAGAACCTCGAAACGTTTGCCACACAAACCTTTAATGAGTGGCGGCTGGGCAATGCGCAGCGCAATGACGGCGTGCTGATCCTCGTGGCATGGCAAGATCGCCGGGTGCGCGTTGAAGTCGGGCGCGGTCTTGAAACCACTATCAGCGATGCGCTGGCAAGCCAGGTGATCAAAGAGCAGATGCTGCCCTACTTCAGGGAGGGGGATCTGCTCTCCGGCTTACAGCACGGGCTGAAAGGGATTGATGCGCTGCTGAGCGGGCAACCGCTGCCATCGCCCGCCTCCGCCTCGTGGGCTTGGGTGCGCGGAAAGCTGGTTAACTTCTCTTACTGGCAAGGGTTGCCCTTTCTCGCCGTCGGCCTCTTTTTACTGATCCTCAAGCGCAAAAAGAGAACGGTGCGGGTACTCTTTTTTGGCTCGTTGTTACTGACCCCGGCACTCGCCATCACCTCTGAGTTTGTCTCCTGGGTGATGCCTTTTGTCTGGCTCAGCTTCTCCATCCCTTTTATCAGCATCTTTTCGGGATTGTTCTTCCTGTGGCTCTACCCGCAGCGCTTGCTGGCTGAAGGCGGCGGTACGATGCGCGACGACAGTGCGACCTGGACCTCGACCTCCACCAGCCACCTTCACCACCATTCAGGCGGTGATAGCGGCAGCCACAGCAGCAGCGATAGCTCAAGCTCCGGTGACGGCGGCTCCAGCGACGGCGGCGGCTCGTCAGACAGCTGGTGA
- the queE gene encoding 7-carboxy-7-deazaguanine synthase QueE, with amino-acid sequence MQYPINEMFQTLQGEGYFTGVPAIFVRLQGCPVGCAWCDTKHTWDKLADREVSLYSILGKTKESDKWGAASSEDLLAIIERQGWTARHVVITGGEPCIHDLIPLTALLEKHGFSCQIETSGTHEVRTSHSTWVTVSPKVNMRGGYDVLQQALERADEIKHPVGRMRDIEALDELLAQLHDQKQRVIALQPISQKEDATRLCIETCIARNWRLSMQTHKYLNIA; translated from the coding sequence ATGCAGTACCCGATTAACGAGATGTTCCAGACCCTGCAAGGCGAGGGTTACTTCACCGGCGTTCCCGCCATTTTTGTTCGTTTACAGGGATGCCCGGTTGGTTGCGCCTGGTGCGACACCAAACACACCTGGGATAAGCTCGCGGATCGGGAGGTGTCGCTCTACAGCATTCTTGGCAAGACCAAAGAGAGCGACAAGTGGGGCGCGGCCAGCAGCGAAGATCTGCTCGCCATTATTGAGCGCCAGGGCTGGACGGCGCGCCACGTGGTGATCACCGGCGGCGAACCCTGCATTCACGACCTTATCCCGCTCACCGCGCTGCTTGAGAAGCACGGCTTTAGCTGCCAGATCGAAACCAGCGGCACCCACGAAGTGCGTACCTCCCACTCCACCTGGGTGACGGTTTCGCCGAAGGTGAATATGCGCGGCGGGTATGATGTGTTACAGCAGGCGCTGGAGCGGGCCGATGAGATCAAGCACCCGGTCGGGCGCATGCGCGATATCGAAGCGCTGGATGAACTGCTGGCGCAGCTGCACGATCAGAAGCAGCGGGTTATCGCTCTGCAACCCATCAGCCAGAAAGAGGACGCCACGCGTCTGTGCATTGAAACCTGCATTGCACGCAACTGGCGGCTGTCGATGCAGACGCACAAATATCTCAACATCGCCTGA
- the queD gene encoding 6-carboxytetrahydropterin synthase QueD, producing the protein MSTTLFKDFTFEAAHHLPHVPEGHKCGRLHGHSFMVRLEITGEVDPYTGWIMDFAELKAAFKPLYDRLDHYYLNEIPGLENPTSEVLAKWIWDQMKPVVPLLSAVMVKETCTAGCVYRG; encoded by the coding sequence ATGTCGACCACCTTGTTTAAAGATTTCACCTTCGAAGCCGCGCACCACCTGCCCCACGTTCCTGAGGGACATAAGTGCGGCCGCCTGCACGGCCACTCCTTTATGGTGCGCCTGGAGATCACCGGCGAGGTGGACCCTTATACCGGCTGGATTATGGATTTCGCCGAGCTGAAAGCGGCGTTTAAACCGCTCTACGACAGACTGGATCACTACTATCTGAATGAGATCCCGGGGCTGGAAAACCCGACCAGCGAAGTGCTGGCGAAATGGATTTGGGATCAGATGAAGCCGGTTGTGCCGCTGCTGAGCGCGGTGATGGTGAAAGAGACCTGTACCGCCGGATGCGTCTACCGCGGCTGA
- the cysJ gene encoding NADPH-dependent assimilatory sulfite reductase flavoprotein subunit, with protein MTTQAPSSALLPLNPEQLARLQAATTDLTPTQLAWVSGYFWGVLNQQPGAAAVATAAPVAETPSITLISASQTGNARRVAEALRDDLLAAKLSVNLVNAGDYKFKQIANEKLLVIVASTQGEGDAPEEAVALHKFLFSKKAPKFTDTAFAVFGLGDSSYEFFCQAGKDFDSKLAELGAERLLDRVDADVEYQAAAAEWRARVVEVLKARAPAATPAQTAASTSGAVNEVTSSPYTKEAPLAATLSVNQKITGRNSEKDVRHIEIDLGDSGLRYQPGDALGVWYQNDPALVQELVELLWLKGDEPVMVDGKTLPLAEALQWHFELTVNTANIVENYATLTRSESLLPLVGDKAKLQHYAATTPIVDMVRFSPAQLDADALIGLLRPLTPRLYSIASAQAEVESEVHVTVGVVRYEIEGRPRAGGASSFLADRVEEEGEVRVFIEHNEHFRLPANPETPVIMIGPGTGIAPFRAFMQQRAADEAPGKNWLFFGNPHFTEDFLYQVEWQRYVKEGVLSRIDLAWSRDQKEKIYVQDKLREQGAELWRWINEGAHIYVCGDANRMAKDVEQALLDVIAEFGGMDTEAADEFLSELRVERRYQRDVY; from the coding sequence ATGACAACCCAGGCCCCATCTTCCGCGTTGCTCCCGTTAAACCCGGAGCAACTGGCGCGCCTCCAGGCGGCCACCACCGATTTGACTCCCACCCAGCTCGCCTGGGTTTCCGGCTATTTCTGGGGCGTGCTCAATCAGCAGCCCGGCGCGGCGGCCGTTGCCACCGCTGCACCCGTTGCCGAAACCCCATCGATTACCCTGATCTCCGCCTCGCAGACCGGCAATGCGCGCCGCGTCGCTGAAGCGCTGCGCGACGATCTGCTGGCGGCGAAACTGAGCGTCAACCTGGTCAACGCGGGCGACTACAAATTCAAACAGATTGCCAACGAGAAGCTGCTGGTAATTGTTGCCTCGACGCAGGGCGAGGGGGATGCGCCGGAAGAAGCGGTAGCACTGCATAAATTCCTCTTTTCGAAAAAAGCGCCGAAATTTACCGATACCGCCTTTGCGGTGTTTGGCCTTGGCGATAGCTCCTATGAGTTCTTCTGCCAGGCGGGAAAAGATTTCGACAGCAAGCTGGCAGAGCTGGGTGCCGAGCGTCTGCTCGATCGTGTCGATGCCGATGTTGAGTACCAGGCCGCCGCCGCCGAGTGGCGCGCGCGCGTCGTCGAGGTGCTGAAAGCCCGCGCCCCGGCCGCTACGCCTGCGCAGACCGCAGCCAGCACCAGCGGCGCGGTGAATGAAGTCACCTCCAGCCCCTATACTAAAGAAGCGCCGCTTGCCGCGACGCTCTCCGTTAATCAAAAAATCACCGGCCGTAACTCGGAAAAAGATGTCCGCCATATCGAAATCGATCTTGGCGACTCTGGCCTGCGCTACCAGCCTGGCGACGCGCTCGGTGTCTGGTACCAGAACGATCCGGCGCTGGTGCAAGAGCTGGTGGAGCTGCTGTGGCTGAAGGGCGACGAGCCGGTAATGGTAGACGGCAAAACCCTGCCGCTGGCTGAAGCTTTACAGTGGCATTTCGAGCTGACCGTTAACACCGCCAATATCGTTGAGAACTACGCCACCCTGACACGCAGCGAATCGCTGCTGCCGCTGGTGGGTGATAAAGCGAAGTTGCAGCACTACGCCGCCACTACGCCTATTGTTGATATGGTGCGCTTCTCCCCGGCGCAGCTGGATGCCGACGCGCTGATTGGCCTGCTGCGCCCGCTGACGCCGCGCCTCTACTCCATTGCCTCTGCGCAGGCAGAAGTGGAGAGCGAAGTGCACGTCACCGTTGGCGTGGTGCGTTACGAGATTGAAGGCCGTCCGCGTGCTGGCGGTGCGTCAAGCTTCCTCGCCGATCGCGTGGAAGAGGAGGGCGAAGTACGCGTCTTTATCGAGCATAACGAGCACTTCCGCCTGCCGGCCAACCCGGAAACGCCGGTCATTATGATTGGTCCTGGCACCGGCATCGCGCCGTTCCGCGCCTTTATGCAGCAGCGCGCCGCCGATGAAGCACCGGGCAAAAACTGGCTCTTCTTTGGCAACCCGCACTTTACCGAGGATTTCCTCTACCAGGTGGAGTGGCAGCGCTATGTGAAAGAGGGCGTGCTGAGCCGTATCGATCTCGCCTGGTCGCGGGATCAAAAAGAGAAAATATACGTACAAGACAAACTGCGCGAACAGGGCGCAGAGCTGTGGCGCTGGATCAATGAGGGTGCCCACATTTATGTCTGCGGCGACGCCAATCGTATGGCGAAAGACGTTGAGCAGGCTTTACTGGACGTGATTGCCGAGTTCGGTGGCATGGATACCGAAGCGGCGGATGAATTTTTAAGTGAGCTGCGCGTTGAGCGCCGTTATCAGCGAGATGTCTACTAA
- the cysI gene encoding assimilatory sulfite reductase (NADPH) hemoprotein subunit codes for MSEKHPGPLVVEGKLADAERMKLESNYLRGTIAEDLNNGLTGGFTGDNFLLIRFHGMYQQDDRDIRAERAEQKLEPRHAMLLRCRLPGGVITTKQWQAIDKFAHDNTIYGSIRLTNRQTFQFHGILKKNVKPVHQMLHSVGLDALATANDMNRNVLCTSNPFESQLHAEAYEWAKKISEHLLPRTRAYAEIWLDQEKVATTDEEPILGQTYLPRKFKTTVVIPPQNDIDLHANDMNFVAIAENGKLVGFNLLVGGGLSIEHGNKKTYARTASEFGYLPLEHTLAVAEAVVTTQRDWGNRTDRKNAKTKYTLERVGVETFKAEVERRAGIKFEPIRPYEFTGRGDRIGWVKGIDNNWHLTLFIENGRILDYPGRPLKTGLLEIAKIHQGDFRITANQNLIIASVPESQKAAIEQLARSHGLMDAVTPQRENSMACVSFPTCPLAMAEAERFLPSFVDKVEALMVKHGVGDEHIVLRVTGCPNGCGRAMLAEIGLVGKAPGRYNLHLGGNRSGTRIPRMYRENITEPEILGEIDTLVGRWAQERDAGEGFGDFTVRSGIIRPVLDPARDFWE; via the coding sequence ATGAGCGAAAAACATCCCGGCCCTCTGGTGGTCGAAGGCAAACTGGCCGATGCCGAGCGCATGAAGCTTGAGAGTAACTATCTGCGCGGCACCATCGCCGAAGATTTAAATAACGGTCTGACCGGTGGCTTCACCGGCGACAACTTCCTGCTGATCCGTTTTCACGGCATGTACCAGCAGGATGACCGCGACATTCGCGCCGAGCGCGCCGAGCAAAAACTCGAACCGCGCCACGCAATGCTGCTGCGCTGCCGTCTGCCGGGCGGTGTCATCACCACTAAACAGTGGCAGGCGATCGATAAGTTCGCCCATGACAACACCATTTACGGCAGCATCCGTCTGACCAACCGCCAGACCTTCCAGTTTCACGGCATTCTGAAGAAGAACGTGAAGCCGGTGCACCAGATGCTGCACTCCGTCGGGCTGGATGCGCTGGCGACCGCCAACGACATGAACCGTAACGTGCTCTGCACCTCGAACCCGTTCGAATCGCAGCTGCACGCCGAAGCGTACGAGTGGGCGAAGAAGATCTCCGAGCATCTGCTGCCGCGCACCCGCGCCTATGCAGAGATCTGGCTCGATCAGGAGAAAGTCGCCACCACCGATGAAGAGCCGATCCTCGGCCAGACCTATCTGCCGCGTAAGTTCAAAACCACGGTGGTGATCCCGCCGCAGAACGATATCGATCTGCACGCCAACGACATGAACTTTGTGGCGATTGCCGAGAACGGCAAGCTGGTCGGCTTTAACCTGCTGGTCGGCGGCGGGCTCTCTATTGAGCACGGCAACAAGAAAACCTACGCCCGCACGGCGAGCGAGTTTGGCTACCTGCCGCTGGAGCATACGCTGGCGGTGGCGGAAGCGGTGGTCACTACCCAGCGCGACTGGGGTAACCGTACCGATCGTAAAAACGCCAAAACCAAATACACCCTTGAGCGTGTCGGCGTTGAGACCTTTAAAGCGGAAGTGGAACGCCGTGCGGGGATCAAATTTGAGCCGATCCGCCCGTATGAGTTTACCGGGCGCGGCGATCGCATCGGCTGGGTTAAAGGGATCGACAATAACTGGCATCTGACGCTGTTTATTGAAAACGGTCGTATCCTGGATTATCCGGGACGTCCGCTGAAAACTGGCCTGCTGGAGATCGCGAAGATCCACCAGGGCGATTTCCGCATCACTGCCAACCAGAATCTGATCATTGCCAGCGTGCCGGAGAGCCAGAAAGCGGCGATCGAGCAGCTGGCGCGCAGCCACGGTCTGATGGATGCGGTAACCCCGCAGCGTGAAAACTCGATGGCCTGCGTCTCCTTCCCGACCTGCCCGCTGGCGATGGCGGAAGCGGAGCGTTTCCTGCCATCCTTCGTCGATAAAGTGGAAGCGCTGATGGTGAAACATGGCGTCGGCGACGAGCATATCGTGCTGCGCGTCACCGGCTGCCCGAACGGCTGTGGTCGCGCGATGCTGGCGGAGATTGGCCTGGTGGGCAAAGCACCGGGTCGCTACAACCTGCACCTCGGCGGCAACCGCAGCGGCACGCGCATTCCGCGCATGTACCGCGAAAACATTACCGAGCCGGAGATCCTTGGCGAGATCGACACCCTCGTCGGGCGCTGGGCACAGGAGCGCGACGCGGGTGAAGGTTTCGGCGATTTCACCGTGCGCAGCGGCATTATCCGCCCGGTATTAGATCCGGCGCGCGATTTTTGGGAATAA
- the cysH gene encoding phosphoadenosine phosphosulfate reductase: MSILDLNALNALAKEERDQQLADTNAQLETFTAEARVAWALENLPGEYVLSSSFGIQAAVSLHLVNQVCPNIPVILTDTGYLFPETYQFIDELTEKLNLNLKVYRAEQSPAWQEARYGKLWEQGVEGIEKYNQINKVEPMNRALADLNAQTWFAGLRREQSGSRAALSVLGIQRGVFKVLPIIDWDNRTVYQYLQKQGLKYHPLWDQGYLSVGDTHTTRKWEPGMAEEETRFFGLKRECGLHEG; encoded by the coding sequence ATGTCCATACTCGATCTGAACGCGCTCAACGCGCTGGCGAAAGAGGAACGCGACCAGCAGCTGGCCGACACCAATGCCCAGCTTGAAACCTTCACCGCCGAAGCGCGCGTGGCGTGGGCGCTGGAAAACCTGCCGGGTGAGTATGTGCTCTCATCCAGCTTCGGCATTCAGGCAGCGGTCAGCCTGCACCTGGTCAACCAGGTCTGCCCGAATATCCCGGTGATCCTGACTGATACCGGTTATCTCTTCCCGGAGACCTACCAGTTTATTGATGAGCTGACAGAGAAGCTCAACTTAAACCTTAAGGTCTATCGCGCCGAGCAGAGCCCGGCCTGGCAGGAAGCGCGCTACGGCAAGCTGTGGGAGCAGGGCGTGGAAGGGATTGAGAAGTACAACCAGATCAACAAAGTCGAGCCGATGAACCGGGCGCTGGCTGATCTCAATGCGCAAACCTGGTTTGCCGGGTTGCGCCGTGAGCAGTCTGGTAGCCGCGCAGCGCTGTCGGTGCTGGGCATTCAGCGCGGTGTGTTCAAAGTGCTGCCGATCATCGACTGGGATAACCGTACGGTGTACCAGTATCTGCAAAAGCAGGGGCTTAAGTACCATCCGCTGTGGGATCAGGGCTATCTGTCAGTCGGTGACACCCACACCACCCGCAAATGGGAGCCGGGCATGGCAGAAGAGGAGACGCGCTTCTTCGGCCTGAAACGCGAATGCGGGCTGCACGAAGGGTAA
- the hpxZ gene encoding oxalurate catabolism protein HpxZ gives MNRDNIDRPLILNEVTAAFYRYEQALISNDVAVLDELFWDDGRTVRYGATENLYGMAAIRDFRHARPSAGLERVLRNTTITTFGDEMAVASTEFTRENSERIGRQMQTWVKFPFGWRIVAAHVSVMQ, from the coding sequence ATGAATCGGGACAATATTGACCGCCCGCTGATCCTCAACGAGGTGACAGCGGCGTTTTATCGTTATGAGCAGGCGTTAATCAGTAATGATGTGGCGGTGCTGGATGAGCTGTTCTGGGATGACGGGCGCACGGTGCGCTACGGGGCGACGGAGAACCTTTACGGCATGGCGGCAATCCGCGATTTTCGCCATGCGCGACCGTCAGCCGGATTAGAGCGGGTGTTACGTAATACCACCATCACCACCTTCGGCGATGAGATGGCGGTGGCGAGCACCGAGTTTACCCGCGAAAACAGCGAGCGCATCGGCCGCCAGATGCAGACATGGGTGAAGTTCCCGTTCGGATGGCGGATTGTCGCCGCCCATGTGAGTGTGATGCAGTAA
- a CDS encoding AtzE family amidohydrolase — MNLSIEDIQRGLREKWFSAYELALQTLSRIDQLNPGINAFTEVTAPRLLAEAAQIDRQIAGGETLPPLAGVPFAVKNLFDIAGVTTLAGAELFSNDPPAAQDAFALRQLHRAGALLAGALNMDAYAYGFTTENSHYGATRNPRDRTRVAGGSSGGSAAAVAAGMVSFALGTDTNGSIRVPASLCGVNGLKPTFGRLSRSGSHPFVPSLDHIGPLARTVDDLTRVYDAMQGHDPDDRAQADRPLERALTQLTRDDPLRCAVLEGFFTTWCDNDARGALSQVAQALAADRAMTLPQAELARSAAFVLTAAEGGNAYLPALRTAADKFEPNSRERLLAGAMTPSAWYTQAQRFRAWFRDETLALFKDVDLLLAPATPCSATQIGDATMRINGCDLPVKASMGMLTQPISFLGLPVVTVALKSERGLPIGVQIIGAPWQEARCLQAAWRLEQAGLLYPQEGA, encoded by the coding sequence ATGAATCTGTCGATTGAGGATATTCAGCGCGGGCTGCGCGAGAAGTGGTTCAGCGCGTACGAACTGGCGCTGCAGACGTTATCGCGCATCGATCAACTTAACCCCGGCATTAATGCCTTTACTGAAGTCACCGCTCCGCGCCTGCTTGCCGAGGCGGCGCAGATTGACCGCCAGATCGCCGGGGGCGAGACGCTGCCGCCGCTGGCGGGGGTGCCGTTTGCGGTGAAAAACCTGTTTGATATTGCAGGCGTGACGACGCTGGCTGGTGCGGAGTTGTTTAGCAACGATCCGCCCGCCGCGCAGGATGCCTTTGCCCTGCGCCAGCTCCATCGCGCCGGAGCGCTGCTGGCCGGGGCGCTTAATATGGACGCCTATGCCTATGGCTTTACCACTGAGAACAGCCACTACGGCGCGACGCGCAACCCGCGCGATCGCACCCGCGTGGCAGGCGGCTCCTCTGGCGGCTCGGCGGCGGCGGTCGCGGCGGGGATGGTCAGTTTCGCTCTCGGCACCGACACTAACGGCTCGATCCGCGTGCCCGCTTCTCTCTGCGGTGTGAATGGCCTGAAACCAACCTTCGGGCGTTTGTCGCGCAGCGGCAGCCACCCCTTTGTGCCGAGCCTCGATCATATCGGCCCGCTGGCGCGCACCGTCGACGATCTGACGCGGGTGTATGACGCCATGCAGGGGCACGATCCGGACGATCGCGCCCAAGCGGATCGCCCGCTTGAGCGAGCGCTTACGCAGCTTACCCGTGACGATCCGCTGCGCTGCGCGGTGCTGGAGGGGTTCTTCACCACCTGGTGCGATAACGATGCCAGGGGCGCCTTAAGCCAGGTGGCACAAGCACTAGCTGCGGATCGTGCGATGACGCTGCCGCAGGCGGAGCTGGCGCGTTCGGCGGCGTTTGTGCTGACCGCTGCCGAAGGGGGAAATGCGTACCTGCCTGCCCTGCGCACGGCGGCGGATAAGTTTGAGCCGAACTCGCGCGAGCGCCTGCTGGCAGGGGCGATGACGCCGTCGGCGTGGTATACGCAGGCGCAGCGCTTCCGGGCCTGGTTTCGTGATGAGACGCTGGCGCTGTTTAAGGATGTCGATCTGCTACTCGCTCCCGCCACGCCGTGCAGCGCCACGCAGATCGGGGACGCGACAATGCGCATTAACGGCTGTGACTTGCCGGTTAAAGCGAGCATGGGGATGCTGACGCAGCCGATTTCGTTTCTCGGCCTGCCGGTGGTGACCGTGGCACTGAAGAGTGAGCGCGGGCTGCCGATTGGCGTGCAGATTATTGGCGCGCCGTGGCAGGAGGCGCGCTGTTTACAGGCAGCATGGCGGCTGGAGCAGGCCGGGCTTCTTTATCCGCAGGAGGGGGCATGA
- the hpxX gene encoding oxalurate catabolism protein HpxX, translated as MNNDATDWPAWIRLVEQILDVPLDDARRAELEVQLARIAAMAQPLMQFPLPPRQEGAGEYRL; from the coding sequence ATGAATAACGACGCAACAGACTGGCCGGCGTGGATCCGGCTGGTGGAGCAGATACTTGACGTGCCGCTTGATGACGCGCGCCGTGCGGAGCTTGAGGTGCAGCTGGCGCGCATCGCGGCGATGGCGCAGCCGTTAATGCAGTTTCCCCTGCCCCCTCGTCAGGAAGGGGCGGGAGAGTACCGCTTATGA
- a CDS encoding gamma-glutamyltransferase family protein: MQSNMAPSGMAVTPHHLASESALSVLRHGGDAIEAMVAAAATIAVVYPHMNGIGGDGFWLIVPPNGEPLAIDASGAAGQHATTAFYDGHAHIPHRGPLAALTVPGTLSGWEEALTFSTSLGGGQLPLSRLLADAIRYAADGIPVTQSQASATQAKYAELVDVPGFADTFLPEGSAPLAGSRFCQPKLARTLTRLATEGLGSFYRGPLATIIAAEMAALGLPVTAQDLAAHRAQRRVPLRLAHSQGEVFNMTPPTQGLVSLAILGITDHLAMEQASEVQTIHRIVEATKKAFGLRDRYITDPRHVTLPVQSLLEQAPLEQLAASIDEQRAAPWGPGKGPGDTVWMGVVDKNGLAVSFIQSIYHEFGSGVVLPESGVLLQNRGAAFSLDPEHLLALMPGKQPFHTLNPAAARLNDGRTMVYGTMGGDGQPQTQAAIFTRHVLQGMGLQEAVCAPRWLLGRTWGQTSDSLKLENRFSEETAQALRAMGHEVEWLPGLSEATGHAGAIVRHANGMLEGAFDPRSNGSAAGF; the protein is encoded by the coding sequence ATGCAGAGTAATATGGCCCCCTCCGGTATGGCGGTAACGCCCCACCACCTTGCCAGCGAGTCGGCGCTCTCGGTGCTGCGCCACGGCGGTGACGCCATTGAAGCGATGGTCGCGGCGGCGGCCACCATTGCGGTGGTCTACCCGCATATGAACGGCATTGGCGGCGACGGCTTCTGGCTGATTGTGCCGCCGAACGGCGAACCGTTGGCGATCGATGCCAGCGGCGCGGCGGGCCAGCACGCGACCACCGCCTTTTATGACGGGCATGCGCATATTCCCCATCGCGGCCCGCTGGCGGCGTTAACCGTGCCCGGCACATTGAGCGGCTGGGAGGAGGCGCTGACGTTCTCCACCTCACTCGGCGGCGGGCAGCTTCCACTTTCGCGCCTGCTGGCAGATGCCATTCGCTACGCCGCCGACGGTATTCCCGTCACCCAGTCGCAGGCCAGCGCCACCCAGGCGAAGTACGCTGAGCTGGTCGATGTCCCCGGTTTTGCCGACACCTTCTTACCAGAGGGCAGTGCGCCTTTGGCGGGGAGCCGCTTTTGCCAGCCGAAACTGGCGCGCACCTTAACCCGGCTTGCCACTGAGGGGCTGGGCAGTTTTTATCGCGGCCCGCTGGCAACGATTATCGCCGCTGAAATGGCGGCCTTAGGCCTGCCGGTGACCGCGCAGGATCTCGCCGCTCATCGCGCCCAGCGCCGCGTGCCGCTGCGCCTCGCGCACAGCCAGGGCGAGGTGTTCAACATGACGCCGCCCACTCAGGGGCTGGTGTCGCTGGCGATCCTCGGCATTACCGATCACCTGGCGATGGAACAGGCCAGTGAAGTGCAGACCATCCACCGAATTGTCGAAGCGACCAAAAAAGCCTTTGGCCTGCGCGACCGCTATATCACCGATCCGCGCCACGTCACGCTGCCGGTGCAGAGCCTGCTGGAGCAGGCACCGCTGGAACAGCTCGCCGCCAGCATCGATGAGCAGCGCGCCGCCCCCTGGGGCCCAGGCAAAGGGCCGGGGGATACGGTGTGGATGGGCGTGGTGGATAAAAACGGGCTGGCGGTGTCGTTTATCCAGAGTATCTATCACGAGTTTGGCAGCGGCGTAGTGCTGCCGGAGAGCGGCGTGCTGCTGCAAAACCGCGGCGCGGCCTTCAGCCTCGACCCGGAACATCTGCTGGCGCTGATGCCGGGCAAACAGCCGTTCCACACCTTAAACCCGGCGGCGGCGCGGCTTAATGATGGGCGCACCATGGTCTACGGCACGATGGGCGGTGACGGGCAGCCGCAGACCCAGGCGGCGATCTTTACCCGACATGTATTGCAGGGAATGGGATTGCAGGAGGCGGTCTGCGCCCCGCGCTGGCTGCTCGGGCGCACCTGGGGGCAGACCTCCGACAGCCTGAAGCTGGAGAACCGTTTTAGCGAAGAGACGGCGCAGGCACTGCGCGCCATGGGGCATGAAGTGGAGTGGCTGCCCGGCTTAAGCGAAGCGACCGGCCATGCCGGTGCGATTGTGCGCCATGCCAACGGCATGCTGGAGGGGGCATTTGATCCGCGCAGCAACGGCAGCGCGGCAGGTTTCTAA